The nucleotide window ATCCGAAGAGTTGTTTCGGGCGAGGCGTAAGTACGGTACGCGGGCCAGGAAGAGCTTTTGACAGGATGAACAGGATTGAGCGGGTAAGAACTACTGAAAACAATTGCCCTGTTGGTTTAGGGTTTTGATCCTGTTAATCCTGTTAACTTGCAGGGTTTGCGATCGGATCGCGAGTTCTCGAACGGGGCTCGAACCGGTGGTTGAGACGGAGACCACCTTCGAGTAAGCTGACTGACAAAGCCCAAACCGTTACCGGAATAGCCCGTGGGTAAAACCCGCAAAAAAACGGAAGCTCTTGAGCAGAACCCATTCGAGGTGCCCCTCTACACTTCGTGGGATGCGGCACGTTATCTTCGCGTGCCGCTCTGGTCCGTCGCCGCACTCTCGGGCCGGTTCCGCGAATGGTTGGAGCCAGAGCTTTTCCATCACCGGTTCTGGCACGGGCGGTCACCTCCAGATGTGTTCGACGACGACCTTTCGCCCGCCGATTTCCCGGAAACAAGTCAGCGGATTACCTTTGCCTCACTGGCCCGAATGTTCGTTCGGGCCGGGGTGTTGTGCATTCTGGCAGACGGGCCGAGAACAGAATCCGAACGGACAATGTGGCCGGAACCGCACCGCACGGTCATCCGGTGGCTGGAAGACACCGGGCACGCCCCGCTTTCGTTCGGCGAAGGTTCCGCTGAGGAGCAGGTGGAACAACTCGTGGGGTCGCTCGTTCGGCGGCTGGACGAGCGGCGAGGGGCGCTCATCCGTAAACACTTGGCCGTCCGGCTGACGCGTGTTGAGGTGAAGGACGGGCGCCCGACCCGCATTTTCCCGTTGTCGCGGTCTGATGATGAGGACTCGCCCCAGATCATTGTCCTCGACCCGCTGATCCGTTTCGGGCGGCCGACATTGGTCGCCCGGGGAGTACCAACGGACACCCTGTTCGAGCGATTCCAGGCCGGCGATGCGCCTTCAGAACTGGCTGAGGATTACAGCGTTCCGGAGGACGAGATCCATGAGGCGATCCGGTTCGAGTCCGGCCCGTTCGGTCCCCCAATCCCCTTCTACGGGTGGTAGGAGCGAGTGGTGGCCGATCGCCCAACTTTTTATGTGGACATCTGCTTGGGAAAGGCGGTGGCTGCGGCGCTGAGAGCGGCCGGGGCCACCGTAGAAATTCACACGGACAACTTCGCGCAAGACGTTGAAGACACGACCTGGATTCCGCGAGTCGCTGCCAAGGGCTGGGTGATCCTCACGAAGGACAAGAACATCCGACGCCGGCACGGAGAGCGTGAGGCAACGTTACTGTCCGCGGCTCGAATGTTCACGCTCAGCTCGGGCAGCATGCGTGGAGCGGTTATGGCCGAGATTTTTGTGAGTCAGCTCGACGCGATGGAACAATTAGCGACTGCGCTGGCCCCGCCGTTTCTTGCCGTCGTTACTCAAGACGGGATCGAGATCGTTTATCCGCGCCTCGCGCCGACCAACGAAGACGATAGCTGAGTGAGCGATGCGGCTGCTCGGAGCATTTCTCTGACAAAACCTACAACTCCCCTCCACTCAACGTAACTTGCGGCATAGCACCCCCACTTGGTGATATGCTTGAATCGTAGGAGCGCGTCGGAAAGTGACCGAATGGGAAAGACAATCGACCGGATCGGGGAAGCGAGGACGCCGGAACGGCCTCAACCCAATTCGTGCAGCGTCCCGAGTGTGAGCCACTGCGTCACGTCGCCCCAGCCCGTCGTGTGCCGGAAATCCTGCGGTACCGCACATCCGTCCCGGCGCCTCGGCCGTCTTCTGAGTGTCCGGTTCCACTTTCCGGGAGGCTCTTATGGCGGCGCGGTGGGCGATGGTCGTGGCGGCGGTGGCGTTCGGCGGGTGGGGGCGGGCGGACGAGCCGAAGAAGGCCGAGGACGTGAAGACCGCGGTGGTCGG belongs to Gemmata obscuriglobus and includes:
- a CDS encoding DUF433 domain-containing protein — protein: MGKTRKKTEALEQNPFEVPLYTSWDAARYLRVPLWSVAALSGRFREWLEPELFHHRFWHGRSPPDVFDDDLSPADFPETSQRITFASLARMFVRAGVLCILADGPRTESERTMWPEPHRTVIRWLEDTGHAPLSFGEGSAEEQVEQLVGSLVRRLDERRGALIRKHLAVRLTRVEVKDGRPTRIFPLSRSDDEDSPQIIVLDPLIRFGRPTLVARGVPTDTLFERFQAGDAPSELAEDYSVPEDEIHEAIRFESGPFGPPIPFYGW
- a CDS encoding Mut7-C RNAse domain-containing protein, with the translated sequence MADRPTFYVDICLGKAVAAALRAAGATVEIHTDNFAQDVEDTTWIPRVAAKGWVILTKDKNIRRRHGEREATLLSAARMFTLSSGSMRGAVMAEIFVSQLDAMEQLATALAPPFLAVVTQDGIEIVYPRLAPTNEDDS